The following are encoded together in the Streptomyces spinoverrucosus genome:
- a CDS encoding GntR family transcriptional regulator has protein sequence MARTTPHDRPHPDERPLYWRVATELLGELRDGTIPPGERLPGERQLAEHFGVSRETVRQALEVLRRDGLVATDRRGSHATLPGPPVEHVTSSAFPVGARRAADPRAVDRATVTWETPPPEHAAALGLAPHRPTLMHRYESASADGRGLRRAVTSFSAVALSEVEELARYRDRADGTASAQLRRAYDWMRRAGLTLHHRDAITRLPDTPSVRVTRLVHDQYERPLEVTDLVVDAQRDTLVYEFTLPAAVG, from the coding sequence ATGGCCCGCACCACCCCGCACGACCGCCCGCACCCCGACGAACGGCCCCTGTACTGGCGGGTCGCGACGGAGCTGCTCGGCGAACTCCGCGACGGCACGATCCCGCCCGGCGAACGGCTGCCGGGCGAACGGCAGTTGGCCGAGCACTTCGGGGTCAGCAGGGAGACCGTACGGCAGGCGCTGGAGGTGCTGCGCCGGGACGGCCTGGTCGCCACCGACCGGCGCGGCAGCCACGCCACGCTGCCCGGCCCGCCGGTCGAGCACGTGACCTCGTCGGCCTTCCCGGTCGGTGCCCGGCGCGCCGCCGACCCGCGCGCCGTCGACCGGGCCACCGTCACCTGGGAGACGCCCCCGCCCGAGCACGCGGCGGCTCTCGGGCTGGCCCCGCACCGGCCGACGCTGATGCACCGCTACGAGTCCGCCTCCGCCGACGGCCGCGGCCTGCGCCGGGCCGTCACCTCCTTCTCGGCGGTGGCCCTGTCCGAGGTCGAGGAGCTGGCCCGCTACCGCGACCGCGCCGACGGCACCGCCTCGGCCCAACTGCGCCGAGCCTACGACTGGATGCGCAGGGCGGGGCTGACCCTGCACCACCGCGACGCGATCACCCGCCTCCCCGACACTCCCTCGGTCCGGGTGACACGCCTGGTGCACGACCAGTACGAGCGGCCACTGGAGGTCACTGACCTCGTCGTGGACGCCCAACGGGACACACTGGTCTACGAGTTCACGCTCCCGGCGGCTGTCGGGTGA
- the rho gene encoding transcription termination factor Rho has product MTITLEHPPLRQPSPATQVVTGVLDIDAGGKGHLRGPDCLPSPTDPQLPAALIRRYGLRKGDLVEAVRGAQRALTEVESVNGHTPGQPRGRRHFQDLTPLHPTERLHLEHPSAGLTGRVTDLVSPVGKGQRGLIVAPPKTGKTVLLQQLAAAVADNHPECRLMVVLLDERPEEVTDMRRSVRGEVYASTFDRTPKQHIALAELVIERAKRLVEAGEDVVILLDSLTRLCRAHNNAAASGGRTLSGGVDAAALLGPKRFFGAARSAEEGGSLTILATALVETGSRADDFFFEELKSTGNMELRLSRELASRRVFPAVDITGSGTRREELLLSSAELTAVRGLRRALRTRDGEAGLETLLERMRQTPDNATFLRRIQPTLPAD; this is encoded by the coding sequence ATGACCATCACACTCGAACACCCGCCCCTTCGGCAGCCGTCCCCGGCCACCCAGGTCGTCACCGGTGTCCTCGACATCGACGCGGGCGGCAAGGGACACCTGCGCGGCCCCGACTGCCTGCCCTCGCCCACCGATCCGCAGCTCCCGGCCGCCCTGATCCGCAGGTACGGGCTGCGCAAGGGCGACCTCGTCGAAGCCGTACGCGGCGCCCAGCGCGCCCTCACCGAGGTCGAAAGCGTCAACGGCCACACGCCCGGGCAGCCCCGGGGCCGCCGCCACTTCCAGGACCTCACGCCCCTCCACCCCACCGAGCGGCTCCACCTCGAACACCCGTCGGCGGGCCTCACCGGACGCGTCACCGACCTGGTCTCCCCTGTGGGCAAGGGACAGCGCGGGCTGATCGTGGCCCCGCCCAAGACCGGCAAGACCGTGCTGCTCCAGCAGCTCGCGGCCGCCGTCGCCGACAACCACCCCGAGTGCCGGCTGATGGTCGTGCTGCTCGACGAGCGCCCCGAGGAGGTCACCGACATGCGGCGCTCGGTGCGGGGCGAGGTGTACGCCTCGACCTTCGACCGCACGCCCAAGCAGCACATCGCGCTCGCCGAACTGGTGATCGAGCGGGCCAAGCGGCTCGTCGAGGCCGGTGAGGACGTCGTGATCCTGCTCGACTCGCTCACCCGGCTGTGCCGGGCGCACAACAACGCGGCGGCCTCCGGCGGCCGCACTCTCTCCGGCGGCGTGGACGCGGCAGCGCTGCTCGGGCCGAAGCGGTTCTTCGGAGCGGCGCGGTCGGCCGAGGAGGGCGGTTCGCTGACCATCCTGGCCACCGCCCTGGTCGAGACCGGCTCCCGGGCGGACGACTTCTTCTTCGAGGAGCTCAAGAGCACCGGCAACATGGAGCTCCGGCTCAGCCGGGAACTCGCCTCCCGCCGTGTCTTCCCGGCCGTCGACATCACCGGCTCGGGCACCCGCCGCGAGGAACTGCTCCTGTCCTCGGCCGAGTTGACCGCCGTACGCGGACTGCGGCGGGCGCTGCGGACCCGGGACGGCGAGGCCGGTCTGGAGACGCTGCTGGAGCGGATGCGACAGACCCCCGACAATGCCACGTTCCTGCGTCGGATCCAGCCGACGCTGCCGGCCGACTAG
- the aspA gene encoding aspartate ammonia-lyase → MTAATRREHDLLGDRDVPADAYWGIHTLRATENFPITGTPISAYPHLIDALAAVKEAAALANEELGLLSSDKAAAIVAACREIRDGKLHDQFVVDVIQGGAGTSTNMNANEVVANRALELLGQAKGEYGYLHPNEDVNLGQSTNDVYPTAVKISTVFAVRGLLKAMAVLQDAFARKAVEFRDVLKMGRTQLQDAVPMTLGQEFSAYAVMMDEDRSRLAEAVELIHEINLGATAIGTGLNAPAGYAEAARRHLAAITGLPLVTAANLVEATQDCGAFVQMSGVLKRIAVKLSKSCNDLRLLSSGPRAGLGEINLPPVQAGSSIMPGKVNPVIPEVVNQVAFEVIGNDVTITMAAEAGQLQLNAFEPIILHSLSESITHLQSACLTLAERCVAGITANTEALRASVENSIGLVTALNPHIGYMAATDIAKEALVTGRGVAELVLEKGLLPADRLAALLRPEVLAGSGSPAV, encoded by the coding sequence CTGGGGGATCCACACCCTGCGTGCCACGGAGAACTTCCCCATCACCGGCACGCCGATCTCCGCCTACCCGCACCTCATCGACGCCCTCGCCGCCGTCAAGGAGGCCGCCGCCCTCGCCAACGAGGAACTCGGCCTGCTCTCCTCGGACAAGGCGGCCGCCATCGTCGCCGCCTGCCGGGAGATCCGGGACGGCAAGCTGCACGACCAGTTCGTCGTGGACGTCATCCAGGGCGGCGCCGGCACCTCGACCAACATGAACGCCAACGAGGTCGTCGCCAACCGGGCGCTGGAGCTGCTCGGTCAGGCCAAGGGCGAGTACGGGTATCTGCACCCCAACGAGGACGTCAACCTCGGCCAGTCAACCAATGACGTCTACCCGACCGCCGTCAAGATATCGACGGTCTTCGCGGTACGTGGACTGCTCAAGGCGATGGCTGTACTGCAGGACGCCTTCGCCCGCAAGGCCGTCGAGTTCCGCGATGTGCTCAAGATGGGCCGTACACAGTTGCAGGACGCGGTACCGATGACGCTCGGTCAGGAGTTCTCCGCGTATGCCGTCATGATGGACGAGGACCGCAGCCGTCTTGCCGAGGCCGTCGAGCTGATCCATGAGATCAACCTGGGCGCCACGGCGATCGGCACCGGACTGAACGCCCCCGCCGGATACGCCGAAGCCGCCCGCCGACACCTCGCCGCCATCACCGGCCTGCCGCTGGTGACCGCCGCCAACCTGGTCGAGGCCACCCAGGACTGCGGCGCGTTCGTCCAGATGTCCGGCGTGCTCAAGCGGATCGCCGTCAAGCTCTCCAAGAGCTGCAACGACCTGCGCCTGCTGTCCTCCGGGCCGCGCGCGGGCCTCGGCGAGATCAACCTGCCGCCGGTGCAGGCCGGTTCGTCCATCATGCCGGGCAAGGTCAACCCGGTGATCCCCGAGGTCGTCAACCAGGTCGCCTTCGAGGTGATCGGCAACGACGTCACCATCACCATGGCCGCCGAGGCCGGACAGCTCCAGCTCAACGCCTTCGAGCCGATCATCCTGCACTCCCTGTCCGAGAGCATCACCCACCTGCAGAGCGCCTGCCTCACCCTCGCCGAGCGCTGCGTCGCAGGCATCACCGCCAACACCGAGGCGCTGCGCGCGAGCGTGGAGAACTCCATCGGCCTGGTCACCGCACTCAACCCGCACATCGGCTACATGGCGGCCACCGACATCGCCAAGGAAGCCCTGGTCACCGGCCGGGGCGTCGCCGAACTCGTGCTGGAGAAGGGCCTGTTGCCGGCCGACCGGCTCGCCGCGCTGCTGAGGCCGGAGGTCCTCGCGGGCAGCGGCTCGCCCGCCGTCTGA
- a CDS encoding glutaminase: protein MTSSLSYQPVLERIAEEIEHTPGRGRPADYIPALAARDPRSFGMAVAELDGTVYGVGEWREPFSAQSVTKVYTLALDLAREGDELWEHVGREPSGNPFNSLVQLEYENGIPRNPFINAGALVVTDRLQTRTGDAAGTLLQFLREESGNLELDFDPEVAASEAGHGDRNAALAHFMASYGNIDNAVPLLLDQYFRQCSIRASCADLALATAFLARHGVRADGSRLLSRSQAKQVNAVMLTCGTYDAAGDFAYRVGLPGKSGVGGGIVAVVPGRCTLCVWSPGLDERGNSVAGVAALDRFTTLTGLSVF, encoded by the coding sequence ATGACGTCGTCGCTGAGCTACCAACCGGTCCTGGAGCGCATCGCCGAGGAGATCGAGCACACTCCGGGGCGCGGCCGCCCCGCCGACTACATCCCGGCGCTGGCCGCCCGCGACCCACGCAGCTTCGGCATGGCCGTCGCGGAACTGGACGGCACGGTGTACGGCGTGGGGGAATGGCGGGAGCCGTTCTCCGCGCAGTCCGTCACCAAGGTCTACACCCTCGCCCTCGACCTGGCCCGCGAGGGCGACGAGCTCTGGGAGCACGTCGGCCGCGAGCCCTCCGGCAACCCCTTCAACTCCCTGGTGCAGCTGGAGTACGAGAACGGCATTCCACGCAATCCGTTCATCAACGCCGGCGCGCTGGTCGTCACCGACCGCCTCCAGACCCGTACCGGCGACGCGGCGGGCACACTGCTTCAGTTCCTGCGCGAGGAGAGCGGCAACCTCGAACTGGACTTCGACCCCGAGGTTGCCGCCTCCGAGGCCGGGCACGGCGACCGCAACGCCGCGCTGGCCCACTTCATGGCCTCCTACGGCAACATCGACAACGCGGTGCCCCTGCTGCTCGACCAGTACTTCCGGCAGTGCTCGATCCGTGCCTCCTGCGCCGACCTCGCCCTGGCCACCGCCTTCCTGGCCCGGCACGGGGTCCGCGCCGACGGTTCCCGGCTGCTGAGCCGCAGCCAGGCCAAGCAGGTCAACGCGGTGATGCTGACCTGCGGCACGTACGACGCGGCCGGCGACTTCGCCTACCGGGTGGGCCTGCCCGGCAAGAGCGGAGTGGGTGGAGGAATCGTCGCCGTGGTGCCGGGCCGCTGCACGTTGTGCGTGTGGAGCCCGGGGCTCGACGAACGCGGCAACTCGGTGGCGGGGGTCGCTGCCCTGGACCGATTCACGACGCTCACCGGACTGTCGGTGTTCTGA
- a CDS encoding class I SAM-dependent methyltransferase: protein MFSPQGPSLRELLVQALSSVERGYDLLAPKFDHTPFRTPESVLDAVASALRGIGPFEDGLDVCCGTGAGVGVLRQVCEGSVTGVDFSAGMLAVARERVPSGPPRVSWVRADARALPFRPAFDLAVSFGAFGHFLPREVPGLFAQVHSVLRPGGCFVFPVVAPPRAGSLTYCMLLGFDLVMRVRNAVWRPPFVMYYRAVRFEDLLRELEGAGFEVDLHALPEFGRRRDGSPRVRMVVARRLPVDHPTAAGSVNS, encoded by the coding sequence ATGTTCAGCCCCCAAGGTCCCAGCCTGCGTGAACTGCTCGTCCAGGCGTTGTCGTCGGTCGAGCGCGGCTACGACCTGCTCGCCCCGAAGTTCGACCACACCCCCTTCCGTACGCCGGAATCGGTGCTCGACGCCGTCGCCTCGGCGCTGCGGGGGATCGGGCCGTTCGAGGACGGGCTCGACGTCTGTTGCGGTACCGGCGCGGGCGTCGGTGTGCTGCGGCAGGTGTGCGAGGGGAGCGTCACGGGGGTCGACTTCAGTGCGGGCATGCTCGCGGTCGCGCGGGAGCGTGTCCCGTCCGGCCCGCCTCGGGTGTCGTGGGTGCGTGCGGACGCCCGGGCCCTGCCGTTCCGCCCCGCGTTCGACCTCGCGGTGAGCTTCGGCGCGTTCGGGCACTTCCTGCCGCGGGAGGTGCCGGGGCTGTTCGCGCAGGTGCACTCCGTGCTGCGGCCGGGCGGCTGCTTCGTGTTCCCGGTCGTGGCCCCGCCCCGGGCGGGCTCCCTGACGTACTGCATGCTGCTGGGCTTCGATCTGGTGATGCGGGTGCGCAACGCCGTATGGCGGCCGCCGTTCGTCATGTACTACCGGGCCGTGCGGTTCGAGGACCTGCTGCGGGAGCTGGAGGGCGCCGGGTTCGAGGTGGATCTGCACGCGCTGCCCGAGTTCGGCCGGCGGCGGGACGGGAGCCCGCGGGTGCGGATGGTCGTGGCCCGACGCCTTCCCGTGGATCACCCGACAGCCGCCGGGAGCGTGAACTCGTAG
- a CDS encoding glycosyltransferase family 87 protein, with translation MRTPRTDRGRLLLVLVLAAAVTVFTATVPLLRDWFDLRVYHGTIHSWIHDGGRIYDYRVPGTMYGFTYPPFAAVAMMPMALVGMRAAIVIALLLNLAALTVSLRVLTGSAWRRHGWYGCALAACALALYEPLRDTFSFGQVNVLLLALVLVDAWLLATGRGRWAGIGIGLAAAIKLTPALFIGLLLLARRWRAATVATGVAAGATGLAALVTPEGSRFYWTHAMWDTTRVGRLDYVSNQSLQGILARLDIDSRAVWAATVLLVLGVWAWRARRAVAAGDWYAAFALTGLTACLVSPITWVHHLVWLLPAFVVLIRAGQPRIAAVLYAVLCTSVVWLWFDDASGVDGFLGSNTYAWITLGLLLALPVGQSSMWKTFSRRTSTTAAAPRQAATAIAAVSGQPSSGPGVTAAATGTGTVSAPGRGLLRRASSEPTGSTRPAAPKPQSSNDRASS, from the coding sequence ATGAGGACACCCCGCACCGACCGCGGGCGGCTGCTGCTCGTGCTGGTCCTCGCCGCCGCCGTCACCGTCTTCACCGCGACCGTGCCGCTCCTGCGCGACTGGTTCGACCTGCGCGTCTACCACGGCACCATCCACAGCTGGATCCACGACGGCGGCCGTATCTACGACTACCGGGTGCCGGGCACGATGTACGGCTTCACGTACCCGCCGTTCGCCGCCGTCGCCATGATGCCGATGGCCCTGGTCGGCATGCGGGCCGCGATCGTGATCGCGCTGCTGCTCAACCTGGCGGCCCTGACCGTGTCGCTGCGCGTGCTGACCGGCAGCGCCTGGCGCCGCCACGGCTGGTACGGCTGCGCACTGGCCGCCTGCGCACTCGCGTTGTACGAACCGCTGCGCGACACCTTCAGCTTCGGGCAGGTCAACGTCCTGCTGCTGGCGCTCGTCCTGGTCGACGCCTGGCTGCTCGCCACCGGGCGGGGCCGCTGGGCCGGCATCGGCATCGGCCTCGCGGCGGCCATCAAGCTCACGCCCGCCCTCTTCATCGGCCTTCTGCTGCTCGCCCGGCGCTGGCGGGCCGCCACCGTCGCGACGGGCGTGGCCGCCGGGGCGACCGGGCTCGCGGCCCTGGTGACACCGGAGGGGTCGCGCTTCTACTGGACGCACGCCATGTGGGACACCACCCGCGTGGGCCGGCTGGACTACGTCTCCAACCAGTCCCTGCAAGGCATCCTGGCCCGGCTGGACATCGACAGCCGCGCCGTCTGGGCGGCCACCGTGCTGCTGGTGCTGGGCGTGTGGGCGTGGCGCGCCCGCAGGGCCGTCGCGGCCGGCGACTGGTACGCCGCGTTCGCCCTCACCGGACTGACGGCCTGTCTGGTCAGCCCGATCACCTGGGTGCACCACCTCGTCTGGCTGCTGCCCGCCTTCGTGGTGCTGATCCGGGCCGGTCAGCCGCGGATCGCGGCCGTGCTGTACGCGGTGCTCTGCACCAGCGTGGTGTGGCTGTGGTTCGACGACGCGTCCGGCGTCGACGGGTTCCTCGGCAGCAACACGTACGCCTGGATCACCCTCGGACTGCTGCTGGCGTTGCCGGTCGGTCAGTCCTCGATGTGGAAGACCTTCAGCCGCAGGACCAGCACGACGGCCGCCGCGCCCAGACAGGCGGCGACCGCGATCGCCGCCGTCTCCGGCCAGCCGAGCTCGGGCCCCGGCGTGACCGCCGCGGCCACCGGCACGGGCACCGTCTCGGCACCCGGGCGGGGCCTGCTGCGCAGGGCTTCCAGCGAACCCACCGGGTCGACCCGGCCCGCCGCGCCGAAGCCCCAGTCGAGCAACGACCGGGCCTCCTCGTAG
- the mptB gene encoding polyprenol phosphomannose-dependent alpha 1,6 mannosyltransferase MptB yields MASSVDLRRCQMLGLAGTAFLALGGETAGALPVRELLSPSSAGASLGLVGVYFGVVLLIAAWALLGRLLRGPEPPTPRSLLLVLAVWAAPLLLAPPLFSRDVYSYLAQGAMVDAHIDVYTHGPSRLGGPLADEVSPVWQHTAAPYGPVFLAAASALSGLTRGELPAGLMGMRLMALLGVALMAAALPRLARHSGADPAAALWLGALNPLVLLHLVAGAHNDAMMLGLLGVGLVAALGRRPVLGAVLVTLAALVKAPAVLGLAAIVVLQMRAGRSAVRAVLTTAAASAATTVAATAVAGTGYGWIAALNTPVSPQNWALTSLLGRATGALLERLGSDLAPLAVPVWHMIGLVITAVALLVIWVRLRPRPVYALGLSLAAVAAFGPAIRPWYALWGLFLIAAAAPNTSVRHRVAAVTCVLALGVLPSGGPADLGQLVLAVSGGVLAVVVLWQAHQAAHSPVLGRTA; encoded by the coding sequence ATGGCTTCCTCCGTCGATCTCCGCCGCTGCCAGATGCTCGGTCTGGCCGGTACCGCCTTTCTCGCGTTGGGTGGTGAGACGGCCGGAGCCCTCCCGGTCCGCGAGCTGCTGTCGCCGTCCTCGGCCGGCGCCTCCCTCGGACTCGTCGGCGTCTACTTCGGCGTCGTCCTGCTGATAGCGGCCTGGGCGCTGCTCGGCCGGCTGCTCCGCGGCCCCGAACCACCCACACCCCGCTCCCTCCTGCTGGTCCTCGCCGTCTGGGCGGCCCCGCTGCTGCTCGCCCCGCCGCTGTTCAGCCGGGACGTCTACAGCTACCTCGCCCAGGGCGCCATGGTCGACGCGCACATCGACGTCTACACGCACGGCCCCTCCCGGCTCGGCGGCCCGCTCGCCGATGAGGTGTCCCCCGTGTGGCAGCACACGGCCGCCCCCTACGGCCCGGTGTTCCTCGCCGCCGCCTCCGCGCTGTCCGGCCTGACCCGGGGCGAACTCCCCGCCGGCCTCATGGGCATGCGCCTCATGGCGCTGCTGGGCGTCGCCCTGATGGCGGCCGCACTGCCCCGCCTCGCCCGGCACAGCGGCGCCGACCCGGCCGCCGCGCTGTGGCTGGGCGCCCTCAACCCCCTGGTGCTGCTGCACCTGGTGGCCGGCGCGCACAACGACGCCATGATGCTCGGCCTGCTCGGTGTCGGCCTGGTCGCGGCGCTGGGCCGCCGGCCCGTCCTGGGCGCCGTCCTCGTCACCCTCGCCGCACTGGTCAAGGCGCCCGCCGTGCTCGGTCTCGCCGCCATCGTCGTCCTCCAGATGCGCGCGGGCCGAAGCGCGGTGCGGGCGGTGCTGACGACCGCCGCCGCCTCGGCCGCCACCACGGTCGCCGCGACGGCCGTCGCCGGGACCGGATACGGGTGGATAGCCGCCCTCAACACGCCCGTCTCACCACAGAACTGGGCGCTCACCAGCCTCCTCGGCCGCGCCACCGGCGCCCTGCTGGAGCGGCTCGGCAGCGACCTCGCACCGCTCGCCGTCCCGGTCTGGCACATGATCGGCCTGGTGATCACCGCCGTCGCGCTGCTCGTCATATGGGTGCGGCTGCGCCCGCGCCCGGTGTACGCCCTCGGCCTGAGCCTCGCGGCGGTGGCAGCCTTCGGCCCGGCCATCCGGCCCTGGTACGCGCTGTGGGGACTGTTCCTGATCGCCGCCGCCGCGCCCAACACCTCGGTACGGCACCGGGTCGCCGCGGTCACCTGTGTGCTCGCCCTCGGTGTTCTGCCCAGCGGCGGCCCGGCCGACCTCGGGCAACTGGTGCTGGCCGTTTCCGGCGGCGTACTCGCCGTGGTCGTGCTGTGGCAGGCCCACCAGGCCGCGCACTCCCCGGTCCTGGGGCGTACGGCATGA
- a CDS encoding MFS transporter, which produces MGQGRSLGRRFGWLWGAYAVSTLGTWLAFDAFPLIAVLVLHAGPGEVSALAAAGLVVGAVVAVPLGPWMEFRRKRPVMVAMDVVRFAALMTVPVAFVLGELSLAQLLVVSVVVAAADITFTAASGACLKALVPPGDLIVANGRFEATMWTASVVGPPLGGFAVGVFGPVVTVAANAVSFLLSAVGIRAMGGGEPRPAAKGEASSRLRAADLLDGWRYILTDPVLRPLFCNAVLVNGLIMAASPPLAVLMLGPLGFPPWQYALAFAVPCLGGLVGSRLAPRLVARFGQRRILLTVGTLRPCWPVGLAFVHPGVTGLLLVWVVEFGLITCMGVYNPVLATRRLERTPADRVARTLSAWSVSVKLTIAALTALWGLLAALTSPRTAIALAGLLILATPLLLSRRD; this is translated from the coding sequence ATGGGGCAGGGGCGGTCGCTGGGGCGGCGGTTCGGATGGCTGTGGGGCGCCTACGCGGTCAGCACGCTGGGCACCTGGCTCGCCTTCGACGCGTTTCCCCTGATCGCCGTTCTGGTGCTGCATGCCGGGCCGGGCGAGGTGTCGGCGCTGGCCGCGGCCGGGCTGGTGGTGGGGGCCGTGGTGGCGGTGCCGCTCGGGCCGTGGATGGAGTTCCGCCGCAAGCGGCCGGTGATGGTCGCGATGGACGTGGTCCGGTTCGCGGCGCTGATGACCGTACCCGTGGCGTTCGTCCTCGGTGAGCTGAGCCTGGCCCAGCTGCTGGTGGTGTCGGTGGTCGTCGCGGCGGCGGACATCACCTTCACGGCGGCGAGCGGGGCCTGCCTGAAGGCGCTGGTGCCGCCCGGGGATCTGATCGTCGCCAACGGGCGTTTCGAGGCCACGATGTGGACCGCCTCCGTGGTCGGTCCGCCGCTCGGCGGGTTCGCCGTCGGGGTGTTCGGCCCGGTCGTGACCGTGGCGGCCAACGCGGTCAGTTTCCTGCTCTCGGCGGTGGGGATCCGCGCGATGGGCGGCGGGGAGCCGCGCCCGGCGGCGAAGGGTGAGGCATCGTCCCGGCTCCGGGCCGCCGACCTGCTCGACGGCTGGCGGTACATCCTCACCGACCCGGTGCTGCGCCCCCTGTTCTGCAACGCCGTCCTGGTCAACGGCCTGATCATGGCGGCCTCGCCACCGCTCGCCGTCCTGATGCTCGGTCCCCTCGGGTTCCCGCCCTGGCAGTACGCCCTCGCCTTCGCGGTGCCCTGCCTCGGCGGGCTGGTCGGCTCCCGGCTGGCCCCACGGCTCGTCGCACGGTTCGGGCAGCGCAGGATCCTGCTCACGGTGGGGACACTGCGCCCGTGCTGGCCGGTCGGGCTGGCCTTCGTCCACCCCGGCGTGACCGGGCTGCTGCTCGTGTGGGTGGTCGAGTTCGGGCTGATCACCTGCATGGGCGTGTACAACCCGGTGCTCGCCACCCGCCGGCTGGAGCGGACCCCGGCGGACCGGGTCGCGCGCACCCTGTCCGCCTGGTCCGTCTCGGTGAAGCTCACCATCGCGGCCCTCACCGCCCTGTGGGGCCTGCTGGCCGCCCTCACCAGCCCCCGCACCGCGATCGCCCTCGCCGGGCTACTGATCCTCGCCACACCACTCCTGCTGTCCAGGCGGGACTAA